The sequence below is a genomic window from Candidatus Zymogenaceae bacterium.
GTTATCAGATTTCCCGCCGCGTCAAAATAAAATCGATCCCCGGTCCTATGTGCCGAATTGCACCCCTTTGACGAGACGACCTCGACGACGATGGTTTTATCCGCGAGGGTGGACATTTTTGAGAGTATATCACCGTTATTGGAATCTGCAAGGAACATCTTCATTTCTTCATCGGTATACTCGAGATGTTCCTGAACTGCTTTTTTGATATTCTGATCCGATTTCATCGATATTCTCCTTTTTATACACGTGTTAAACAACCTTTATTGCAGAACCTTCCAGGTTTCCGTTTCAATGAGATTTCGGATGTTCGCCGCAAATCCCTCACCCAGCGTATGATCGGGATGGCTCCGAAACAGGACCGACAGGCGCTGAAGGGCATTGATCTCCTGGAGGCAATGTTGTATAGTATCTTCGACCGGCGGATCTTCTGAGAAGACGAGGCGATCGGGCCGGACACGGCCGATTGAGATCTCATAGACAATCTGCTTTTCGCACCGGCAGGATGCGTCTGGATTGAACAGACCGCACTTTTTGTCCATGAAATCCCTGAGTTTTCTTTTAGATCGGGAGACGCGCTGTCGGTATGCAGCAGGCGTACTGTTCATTATTTCGGAACCTTCGACACCGGAAACGTCAAAGACTTCTGAAAGAATAAACGCGATGCGATCCATCCGGCTGAGACACAAGAGCATTCCATACATGCACATT
It includes:
- a CDS encoding RNA polymerase sigma factor, which produces MKTDAVFDLVDRAVNGDGQALEEIVLLIQDKVYNLALRMLSNPEDARDATQEILVKVITNLSGFRKESALTTWVFSIASRHLLTARKSRAERLELNFSTYGEMIDYGCALDKNVNYPRADERLIVREIKIMCMYGMLLCLSRMDRIAFILSEVFDVSGVEGSEIMNSTPAAYRQRVSRSKRKLRDFMDKKCGLFNPDASCRCEKQIVYEISIGRVRPDRLVFSEDPPVEDTIQHCLQEINALQRLSVLFRSHPDHTLGEGFAANIRNLIETETWKVLQ